In the genome of Quercus robur chromosome 3, dhQueRobu3.1, whole genome shotgun sequence, one region contains:
- the LOC126719861 gene encoding uncharacterized protein LOC126719861, protein MKEQMEVMMNALKGRVSNDLDDLVNRTDSLFTTSVNSFPLPQKFRMPQIENYNGVKDPLDHLKTFKILKHLQGVPDEIMCRTFSTTLKGPARVQKIHRMLMSFKQREDETLRSYITHFNKLALSIDEADDKILVAAFTNGLRKGKFLFSLYRNDLRTMSDVLYRATKYMNALLARKEKPRKRERQEDTRQDRGRKIKDEGALTFPGKLKGDPNKRPRDKYCRFHRDHGHDTANCYDLKQQIEALIRQGKL, encoded by the exons atgaaggaacagatggaggTCATGATGAATGCCCTCAAAGGACGAGTGTCCAATGATCTTGATGACCTTGTAAACAGAACTGACTCGCTGTTCACTACCTCCGTCAACTCATTCCCCCTGCCACAGAAATTCCGCATGCCCCAGATTGAAAATTACAACGGGGTCAAGGATCCCCTCGATCATCTAAAGACTTTCAAGATCCTAAAGCACCTTCAAGGGGTACCGGACGAGATCATGTGTAGGACATTCTCGACGACGCTAAAAGGCCCTGCGAGG GTACAAAAGATCCACCGCATGCTTATGAGCTtcaagcagcgagaagacgagACGCTGCGGTCCTACATAACTCATTTCAACAAGTTGGCCCTTTCAATTGACGAAGCGGACGATAAGATACTCGTAGCTGCATTCACTAACGGGTTGCGGAAGGGTAAgttcttgttttctttatacAGGAATGACCTAAGGACTATGTCAGACGTACTCTACAGAGCCACCAAATACATGAACGCATTGCTAGCCCGCAAGGAGAAGCCCAGGAAAAGGGAGAGACAGGAGGACACACGACAGGATAGGGGGCGAAAG ATTAAAGATGAAGGAGCACTGACATTCCCCGGTAAActgaagggagatcccaacaaGAGGCCAAGggacaagtattgtcgctttcACCGTGACCACGGGCACGACACAGCTAACTGCTACGATCTGAAACAGCAGATTGAGGCCCTTATTAGACAAGGGAAGCTATAG
- the LOC126719862 gene encoding pseudo histidine-containing phosphotransfer protein 5-like — protein MASSSLQQQIASMRQSFFDEGIINRDRFIQLENMPNSDFVNIAIKAYFKDSPKAINDIENALIGASKVITEINKIKFCCYDNDMERSRVALAMMQLEYITLKSKLEAYLELLRQAAPASTPIFLSNTNPPGQGSANGND, from the exons ATGGCTAGCAGTTCCTTGCAGCAACAAATTGCCTCCATGAGGCAATCCTTCTTTGATGAG GGAATCATTAACCGTGACAGGTTCATCCAATTGGAGAATATGCCCAATTCGGATTTTGTTAACATTGCTATTAAGGCATATTTCAAAGATTCACCGAAAGCTATCAATGACATTGAAAATGCACT CATTGGTGCTAGCAAGGTGATTActgaaatcaataaaataaagttttgttGCTATGATAACGACATGGAAAG GAGTAGGGTTGCACTTGCTATGATGCAACTAGAGTATATCACTTTGAAGAGCAAATTGGAAGCCTATTTGGAg TTGCTTCGACAAGCTGCACCTGCATCTACACCTATATTTCTGTCTAATACTAATCCTCCAGGTCAAGGATCGGCTAATGGGAATGACTAG
- the LOC126718607 gene encoding uncharacterized protein LOC126718607 — MLVSRIFGRTLFAAAKSEAYSATAAATSVARNPLQEFFEADRSIDDDKPVVYGRSWKAPELRLKSWDDLNKLWYVLLKEKNMLMTQRQMLHSQNLRFPNPERIPKVRKSMCRIKQVLTERAIEEPDPRRSAEMKRMTNAL; from the exons ATGTTAGTGTCAAGAATTTTTGGGAGAACACTTTTTGCTGCTGCTAAATCAGAAGCGTATTCTGCGACAGCTGCGGCGACTTCTGTAGCAAGGAACCCTCTGCAAGAGTTCTTTGAGGCTGATAGGAGCATAGATGATGACAAACCTGTTGTCTATG GTCGTAGTTGGAAGGCTCCTGAACTGCGATTGAAGTCTTGGGATGATCTTAATAAGCTGTGGTATGTCTTGTTAAAGGAGAAAAACATGCTGATGACTCAACGCCAGATGCTTCATTCACAGAATCTACGGTTTCCTAACCCAGAGCGCATTCCCAAG GTGAGGAAGTCAATGTGCCGTATCAAGCAAGTACTCACTGAGAGAGCAATCGAAGAACCAGACCCCAGGAGGTCAGCTGAGATGAAGAGGATGACAAATGCTCTGTGA